Part of the Notamacropus eugenii isolate mMacEug1 chromosome 5, mMacEug1.pri_v2, whole genome shotgun sequence genome is shown below.
cTGTAATAGTACctgaaacttaataaatgcttattgattgattgatagatttaAAAAGTATAAAGGAGTTCAGAAGCATTCTAATTCCATACCTTCATTTTCACATGAGGAAGCAGATCTAGAGACATGAAatcacttgtccaagatcacctaGGTAGTTAGTGCCAGCCAAGGTTTTCTAACTCCAAAGACCATATTCTTTGCATCCTAGCATAGAATTGTTGCTGGCTAGAACAACTCTAGAATTATTTCCATCTCTTTGTGGTCACTGAAGATTAATGAGCATGTGTAGTCTCAACTGAGTCCAGTGATTCTTTTCCTGTATCCATAGGTCTGTCTTTGTAATGCCTACTCTGGAATGACCCATTTTATTACTGGTTCCTACCTACCCTCTAAGCTTTTCCTGCTCTGTAATAGCCTCTTACCTCCCTAAAGACCCTCCATATACCTATCCTTGACTTTTTGTCTACTGAAATATGATAGAGGCGTAATGATATGCCGTTTAACGTACTTTGACTCCTTACTCTTTTCCATGTGGCTCCTACCTGTCCTTTCACCTGTCCATCATCAGAACCTACCTCATTTTAGATTTCTGTTCCTTACTAGCTGTGATTATAAGATTATAATGATCATTATAATAATTGCTATaatttatagagagctttaaattTGCAAGATACTTTATGGATATCTTATTTTCTCCtgtcaacaaccctgggaggtaagtacaattattatccccatttgacagatgaagaaactgagacaggaagcggttaagtgacttgcccagggttatacatttagcaagcatctgaggctgggtttaaggtcagatctttctgacttcagattcagCACTCTACACTGCCCTGTTGTCAGTTTGTAATTCTGGTTCTGAAATACCACTTTCCCACCTTCATCCATTCACCATTATTACACTATTAACCCTTCTTTATTTTGTCTCCCCTACATCACTATATCATCCCTACATCACAGTACCGTTTTAGAGGGGTAGCAAAGCAGCCCAGTGCTATGTTCTTGTTTTTAAgtagataatttcattaaataattctctttgtttttcatttggctaaGGTTCTTTTAAAACCAGTCagtatctctcttctctcttggtcCTTCCCCCTTGTCTTCAAAGTGTTTTCTTTAATGACTGTCCTGAACATGGACACATCTAGAAAACACACCAAATCTCAGGACAGGACAGATTCTCCCTGCACTTTGCTGTGTTAAAATTTTAACTCCTTTACCAGAGCTTACACACTACAAATATGCTTTCATAGTTGCACCATCTTCTGGAGCTTATGCTGCAGTTAGGGACAAGGACAGCTATGAAGGATTCTATGACAACGACAGCTCCTctgcattggaaaaaaaaatcacttgatgcCTTCACAGGACCTCACTGCATGAAGTCCCAGAGCTTGACATCCAGTCTGTGGCTTTTCCACCAATGTCTCTTTGCCTGTTTTGCTTCAGAGGGAGAAACACAAGCTGAATCCTAGCAGAAACCAGCAAATAAATGTGAGGAAAGTCAGAACAAGAAAAGAAGAGTGGGAACGAAGGAAAATGGGTATTGAGTTCATGAGTGACGCCAAGAAACTGGAACAGGCAGGGAGCATGAAAGAGGACAGAATGCCCAGAGGGTTGGTCTTTTTTGCTTTATTCAGAGCCCTGGCTTTTTGTTGCCTGTCCTGCTTCAGTCTTCCTGCGATGATATGCATTCCATTTACTGACTCAATGTGTCCTTTAACAGAGTGCCAGAACGGCACGATTGTCTCTTACTAATGCCACCTGGTTCTCCGCAGCTGTGGGACAAACAGGTCCTTTTACTCATTCCCCTCCTTTGGGCTTAGCTGACCCTGGACTGCAGCAGTCTCTGTATCTTTGTGAACTCTATGCTCAACTAATAAAATATTTGCCTTCCTTTCAGCTTGTTACACTCAGCTGTTTATGCAAAGAAAACAAGGCTTTTAAATATTAAGCTTATTAAATCACTACTGCTCTGCATTGGTTAAATACATTTCCTCTGTTTAGGCAAAAAATTATTCCCTGCATTgcattcttaatttcttttccttctcttactgTTAATGTTTATCCAATTTATCTACTGTTACATAATTTCTAATTATATGCTGTTGATATTTCATTGCACTAGAATGCTATGTCTGTCTTAAATACGGTTTGTTAATTTGATTTGTTCTATACTATTCCGTGTGTGAGTAAATACTGTAAAATACTGAAAACAATAAGGTATCGGTATTTACTGCATGCCAGTTCATCTGATATACTCATTTTGAAACTGAATTTAATTTCAAACAACACTTGCATTTTCTGGCTAAAATAGTAACCCAATTATTGCTCTGTAGTTTTCATGAAAATGCAGGAAGGGGAATAGGGAATTCATAATTTATGAAATGATATCAGAAAAGCAGATGTTGTATgtgtattaaaagaaaaaaaaaacctggaagtcattttcttccttcccatttcttctcccttaatCACAGGTCCCATGCATCTGATGTGACTGACTATTCTTATCCCGCCACTCCAAATCATTCTCTTCATCAGCAGCCGGTGACTCCTTCTTATGTAGCAGGGGATGCACAGCAGTATGGGGCTCCCAACCAAGCCCTGGAGCATGAGTATAACAGACCACCTTCTGCCACAGTCAGGCACATGACCTTGAACAGACCTCAGcagccacccccacccccaccccaggcctCTGAGGGTTCACAGGCCTCTGCACCTTTGGTGCCATCGGACTATGGGTAAACTTTCCTCGTGCCTGGACTCTGAAAGCACAGTAGATGTAGTTggcattttgattttatttttaataattcatgGGTGACAGTGTTTGCAAGAGAAAACCTCACTTCTGATCGATAATTCTATCAGGAATGCCAAATTATAGGCATATAAAAGGGGCAGTAACATACTTGTAGACCACTCTCCTTTGTAATTATATCATGTTTAACAACAACCACCACGTTTTATAGGGAATTTGAAGGGATTGTTTCATGAGGCATTTTTAAACCCATAAGCTAACTAGGGATAAACAAATATCTTTAATCTTATTAGATTGGAAGGGCATGACACCTGTGCCACTTATCTTCATAGTTCTCttaacacctagcacagtacaTTGCACATAGCAGACTTTtaccaaatgtttattgaaatgatCAGAGAAATTAACTTTAATTGTAAAAAACAAGATGAAATTGAACACACATTGAAAAATAGCTTAATCTAACCCTATACCATCCCTGTGCCTAGTCCTGTACCCCCTCTCCTCGACCTTGCTCATCTTGGCAGAGCATTATGATGTCTTCTCACCAGGACCCATAATTTTCTTTCGTCCAGTTAGAAAACAaatatctttcttcttctccttaaaatgaattccatagttcctgAATGCCCCTTCATTTGGTCAGATATGCCACTTGTATTATCATTCCTCTCAGCTTAAATATGTTCTCTGAAGCATTGCCTTACAACCAGTGCTGAAATGGGCATTGCAGtctcttccttatttttcagTAAATTCAATTGTCTCACTTCTGTCCTACAGTTATTCGTAGTGATTTTCCTCCAGACTTGATTAACTATGTGTTTGCATGCTACTTGCTACTGTAGAGTATGCATTAATAATGTTCTTCCTGCCTTCCTAGATTCTGTGATCAGCAGGGAAATGATATTGCTTTCTCCCACAAATATTCCTTTTACCTTTGGAAACATTTTTATGTCTGAGATGAATTAAGCAAAGATATGATATGCTGTGCTAATGAATTGAGCAGGACTTTTGAAACTACTCCCAGAAAGTGGATAGGCTTGCACTGTGTAGTTTTAATTAGACCCTCAATATACAATGTGACCGTAGATTTTAGAGCCTCAGAAAATTTCACCTTCTGCTGACATTCTGGTGACTTGGTGTGTTTCCTCTTTCTGTCAGGATGCTCCCAGCACAAATAATTGAATATTACAGCCCATCAGGACCACCACCGCCTCCACCGCCTCCCATGATTCCTTCAGCACAAACTGCTTTTGTTAGCCCTCTCCAGATTCCGACGCCATCTTCCTATCCTCCATTAGCGACTAGTTCCACATACACCACTACTCCCCATCCACCTTCTACTGGGCTTGTTGTTacggctcctcctcctcctggtcccccacctcccccacctgGTCCTCCTGTAGCAGGGCCTTCTCTTTCATCCTCCCCCATGCATGGCCCTGCAGGGGCCGAAGCGAAGAGACAAGAACCAGCTCAGCCAGCCATCAGTGATGCTCGGAGTGATCTTCTTGCCGCCATTCGGATGGGTGAGTGCAAACATGCCGCAAAGCAGTTACCTTTTAGAAAGCGAGTTTTTGATACTCTCTTCTAGTTATATCTCTACCTTCATGGAGTAGCTAGTGTCCGTAATAATTGTTTTGAATAACCATTGTGCAGTTACACCTTAACTATGTTCCAGTTAACACTTAGTTAACTggtctctcctcctttcctttctccctgtaTGCTGCCCCCATTATACTTTTAGGAGAAAGATATAAATAACAAGAAAATACTCAAATTTAGgcttaactataaaataagatAGTTCTAAGGCAACGATCTCAATATAAAAATGTCATGTTGGTTTTAGGCTTATAACTAACCaggaggtacagtggatggagtgacgagtctggaatcaggacgtccttagttcaaatccagcctgatgctagctatgtgatcctgggccaatcacttaacctttgtctatcccagttttcttacctataaaataagaatatcgTAATAGTGCTTGTCTCTAAGGATGGTGTAAGGATTAACttagaaatatttgttaagttcttatcatagtttctggcac
Proteins encoded:
- the WASF3 gene encoding actin-binding protein WASF3 isoform X2, producing MKKAFKSSTIQDQQVVSKNSIPNPVSDIYNQSDKPPPLNILTPYRDDKKDGLKFYTDPSYFFDLWKEKMLQDTEDKRKEKRRQKREKHKLNPSRNQQINVRKVRTRKEEWERRKMGIEFMSDAKKLEQAGSMKEDRMPRGSHASDVTDYSYPATPNHSLHQQPVTPSYVAGDAQQYGAPNQALEHEYNRPPSATVRHMTLNRPQQPPPPPPQASEGSQASAPLVPSDYGMLPAQIIEYYSPSGPPPPPPPPMIPSAQTAFVSPLQIPTPSSYPPLATSSTYTTTPHPPSTGLVVTAPPPPGPPPPPPGPPVAGPSLSSSPMHGPAGAEAKRQEPAQPAISDARSDLLAAIRMGIQLKKVQEQREQEAKREPVGNDVATILSRRIAVEYSDSDDDSEFDENDWSD
- the WASF3 gene encoding actin-binding protein WASF3 isoform X1 yields the protein MPLVKRNIEPRHLCRGALPEGISSELECVTNSTLAAIIRQLSSLSKHAEDIFGELFNEANNFYIRANSLQDRIDRLAVKVTQLDSTVEEVSLQDINMKKAFKSSTIQDQQVVSKNSIPNPVSDIYNQSDKPPPLNILTPYRDDKKDGLKFYTDPSYFFDLWKEKMLQDTEDKRKEKRRQKREKHKLNPSRNQQINVRKVRTRKEEWERRKMGIEFMSDAKKLEQAGSMKEDRMPRGSHASDVTDYSYPATPNHSLHQQPVTPSYVAGDAQQYGAPNQALEHEYNRPPSATVRHMTLNRPQQPPPPPPQASEGSQASAPLVPSDYGMLPAQIIEYYSPSGPPPPPPPPMIPSAQTAFVSPLQIPTPSSYPPLATSSTYTTTPHPPSTGLVVTAPPPPGPPPPPPGPPVAGPSLSSSPMHGPAGAEAKRQEPAQPAISDARSDLLAAIRMGIQLKKVQEQREQEAKREPVGNDVATILSRRIAVEYSDSDDDSEFDENDWSD